Proteins from one Nicotiana tabacum cultivar K326 chromosome 23, ASM71507v2, whole genome shotgun sequence genomic window:
- the LOC142177402 gene encoding uncharacterized protein LOC142177402: MGTYWYKVMPFGLKNTGATYQRLVTKMFQEYLEKIMEVYIDDMLVKLAQIGDHFQHMSDTFKILRKYNMKLNPEKYAVGMASETGDFKQVREKEVRNFIWRNIICRFGVPKEIKRLEESKGKWPEVLPGLLWAYRITAKTSTGETLLSRVYGTEALFPVEIGEPSTRYTHATAELNEEEMRMNLDLLEERRKAALIRLTTQKQMIEQYYNRKANMRYFKTGDFILKKVFQSTKAANSGKLSPNCEVPYRVQGIARKGAYELETMDGKILPTNCSVIHLKKYYF, from the exons ATGGGGACTTACTGGTataaagtcatgccatttggtctaaaaaatACTGGAGCCACGTACCAAAGATTAGTAACTAAGATGTTCCAAGAATATCTTGAAAAAATtatggaagtctatattgatgatatgttagtcaAGTTAGCACAAATAGGAGATCATTTTCAACATATGTCAGACACTTTCAAAATTCTCcgcaaatacaatatgaagctaaatccAGAAAAATATGCTGTTGGCATggcttcag AAACAGGAGATTTCAAACAAGTACGAGAAAAGGAAGTCAGGAACTTTATTTGGCGAAACATTATCTGTCGGTTTGGAGTTCCAAAGGAAATC aagagattagaggaatcaaaaggCAAATGGCCAGAAGTGTTACCAGGGTTATTGTGGGCTTATCGAATAACAGCAAAAACAAGTACGGGCGAGACTCTACTTTCACGTGTCTATGGCACGGAAGCCTTATTTCCAGTAGAAATAGGTGAACCAAGTACAAGATACACACATGCTACTGCGGAGTTAAATGAGGAAGAAATGCGTATGAATTTGGATTTactagaagaaagaagaaaagcagCATTAATAAGGTTGACAACTCAAAAACAGATGATTGAGCAATATTACAACAGGAAAGCTAATATGAGATACTTCAAGACTGGGGACTTCATCCTCAAAAAGGTGTTTCAATCAACAAAAGCAGCTAATTCGGGAAAGTTAAGTCCAAATTGTGAAGTCCCTTACAGGGTCCAAGGTATCGCTAGAAAGGGAGCATATGAGTTGGAGACcatggatggcaagatactaccgACAAACTGTAGCGTTATTCATCTGAAGAAGTATTACTTCTAG
- the LOC142177464 gene encoding DET1- and DDB1-associated protein 1-like, with the protein MGSMFDDGWPSFDPKNFSQLRPSSSSTPSKMTPVTYCPTHDRTLPPPNQVICSDTKDILVRHLEQRAEEKSRLKRAAPENLIPDHGSKHHKSSS; encoded by the exons ATGGGGTCAATGTTCGATGACGGCTGGCCTTCTTTTGACCCCAAAAATTTTAGTCAGCTCCGACCTTCTAGTTCCTCCACTCCATCT AAAATGACACCAGTAACCTATTGTCCTACTCATGATCGGACTCTTCCTCCGCCAAATCAAG TTATTTGCTCAGACACCAAAGATATACTTGTTCGGCACTTGGAGCAGCGTGCTGAAGAGAAG TCGAGACTCAAGAGAGCGGCTCCAGAAAATCTGATACCAGATCATGGATCTAAGCATCATAAGAGCTCCAGCTAA
- the LOC107829217 gene encoding 2-C-methyl-D-erythritol 2,4-cyclodiphosphate synthase, chloroplastic produces MAMASSLFISTPFPSKPISKQIPFSFPSSNPLIRSFTHKPSRNLVVSSSAAATNAIEAETQTSNSATTPAKSLSFRVGHGFDLHRLEPGYPLIIGGINIPHDRGCEAHSDGDVLLHCVVDAILGALGLPDIGQIFPDTDPKWKGAPSSVFMEEAVRLMHEAGYELGNLDATLILQRPKVSPHKEAIRANLCKLLGADPSVVNLKAKTHEKVDSLGENRSIAAHTVVLLMKK; encoded by the exons ATGGCTATGGCGTCCTCACTATTCATTTCAACTCCATTCCCATCTAAACCGATCTCTAAACAAatacctttttcttttccctcttcaaatcctctaaTACGTTCGTTTACCCACAAACCCTCGAGGAATTTGGTGGTTTCTTCTTCTGCAGCTGCAACAAATGCAATTGAAGCTGAAACACAAACATCTAACTCTGCTACTACTCCAGCAAAGTCACTTTCTTTTAGAGTTGGTCATGGATTTGACCTTCATAGATTGGAACCGGGGTATCCATTGATTATTGGTGGGATTAATATTCCTCATGATAGAGGCTGTGAAGCTCACTCGGATG GTGATGTTTTGCTTCATTGTGTTGTTGATGCAATTTTGGGAGCTTTGGGGCTTCCTGATATCGGGCAGATTTTCCCGGACACTGATCCTAAATGGAAGGGTGCGCCTTCTTCGGTATTCATGGAAGAAGCT GTGCGTCTAATGCATGAAGCAGGTTATGAATTGGGAAACCTCGACGCCACTTTGATTCTACAAAGACCAAAAGTGAGCCCGCACAAGGAGGCAATTAGAGCCAACTTGTGTAAGCTGCTTGGTGCCGATCCATCTGTTGTAAACTTGAAAGCAAAAACTCATGAGAAAGTTGACAGTCTCGGAGAGAACAGAAGTATTGCTGCTCATACTGTAGTTCTTCTTATGAAAAAATAG